One Mya arenaria isolate MELC-2E11 chromosome 7, ASM2691426v1 genomic window carries:
- the LOC128240733 gene encoding uncharacterized protein LOC128240733 yields MKQKSILVLLVYFFNILHCSRGLVLDAEPTIEGLDNRLTKIEAENVALRKLVDDLQNCASDICEIHWRMWSEWTTWSHCTGQCQGGYNTRHQSRSRIRACNVDDPQSQLCQGDKSQQETRPCSAVELHGCLNERTTNVSGDNVYGVVYNFMDEMAMATCAAIVNTSYVIAAVRRNCYSNHAPLCTDICQNLPNTDPTHSYSCFETLHVTLPTTLLHPGPTDVDEGRLGLSIKRYNTCTYGHAGHCGPNYCCCERIG; encoded by the exons ATGAAGCAAAAGAGCATTCTtgttttgcttgtttattttttcaatatccTTCATTGTTCACGAGGTCTTGTGTTGGATGCAGAACCAACTATTGAAGGCCTG GATAATAGACTGACTAAGATTGAAGCGGAAAATGTTGCTCTGAGAAAGCTAGTAGATGACCTGCAAAACTGTGCTTCGGATATCTGTG AAATCCACTGGCGCATGTGGTCAGAATGGACGACGTGGTCGCACTGTACTGGACAATGTCAGGGCGGCTACAATACGAGACACCAAAGCAGGTCAAGAATCAGGGCGTGTAATGTAGACGACCCACAGAGTCAACTTTGCCAAGGAGACAAGAGTCAACAGGAAACACGACCATGTAGTGCTGTGGAACTACACG GATGTCTAAATGAGAGAACAACAAATGTATCTGGAGACAACGTCTATGGCGTTGTGTATAATTTCATGGATGAAATGGCGATGGCAACATGCGCTGCAATTGTGAACACGTCCTACGTAATTGCCGCCGTGCGAAGGAATTGCTACAGCAATCACGCACCTTTATGTACCGATATTTGCCAGAATTTGCCCAACACCGATCCAACACACAG CTACTCGTGCTTCGAGACTCTTCACGTGACATTACCTACTACACTGCTTCATCCCGGACCGACAGATGTAGACGAGGGGCGACTGGGCCTCAGCATCAAGAGATATAACACTTGCACTTACGGGCACGCTGGACACTGCGGGCCCAACTATTGTTGTTGTGAAAGGATTGGATAA